One window of Bacillus sp. THAF10 genomic DNA carries:
- a CDS encoding alpha-amylase family protein has translation MIEIKNKQIIIDGKPTLIMCGEIHYYRLNRKDWQDRIDNLKEAGCNAVATYVPWLCHEPVEGQFDLDGHTRPELDLGGFIDLCAKNDLYFFVRPGPFIMAEMKNEGIPYWVAKKHPEIVPLGWDGNDATTPTLDYLAPGFLAETKKWYKEVMGVIAPRLHTNNGNIIGVQLDNEIGMLSWVSNCPDLTDHVIEDFSGWLMEEYEAAILAERYPFDLAEHEVRVEKFRSPSEDYAPELLRDLGHYMRNRFARYVAILRNYAEEFGVKDVPFIVNIHGTGGGRGLTYPIGISQLYESYTQDEGYLSGSDIYFGDLDVTTFQDLYLINGFMDAVHNPDQPLTSVEFNCGDGNFGETYGARYDVSAADFKTRMCVAQGNRLINYYLFTGGYNYQIEEAAGDGNGRIASTGERHGFAAPVNPEGKLNYTFPRMARSIKTMMAVGDKLAGMDEERDEVAFAFIPDYYMTEYRYPKSAKMKEIIDNVTMHRGAGAWELVARAMLLANYRFGSVDIQNKELNPDTTRSIVVPSARYMDREVQEKLVQYVENGGGLFLYGEVPTFDMEGKPFTALADALGVEPVGVTFNHHGHNMSLTAEAWAAPRPEIRTYFTQTFKTADGVVPFMRVTETNDICGFESTVGKGKAIVLAAAYRCDLDFVEKALGRLGAKAGLTHDCEYHGIFSTSVAAEGERFIHLLNLDGFDKDIQLTFQGEKLLGGRRFTLQSKDGVMLPMNVSYHDVTIAYSTAEVLKVEKDSFEFRLTQSADTICLETAREVAESESYSVEMLDGKILITSKKHAKVDDKLVVYFS, from the coding sequence TTGATTGAAATTAAAAATAAGCAAATTATCATTGATGGAAAGCCCACCCTTATTATGTGTGGTGAGATTCATTATTACCGTCTCAACCGCAAAGATTGGCAAGATCGCATTGATAATCTAAAAGAAGCAGGCTGTAACGCGGTTGCGACTTATGTTCCATGGCTTTGTCATGAGCCGGTGGAAGGACAATTTGACCTTGATGGCCATACAAGACCGGAGCTAGATCTTGGCGGCTTTATCGATCTTTGCGCTAAAAACGACCTCTACTTTTTCGTTCGTCCTGGTCCGTTTATCATGGCAGAAATGAAAAATGAAGGCATTCCTTATTGGGTTGCAAAAAAACATCCTGAAATTGTTCCCCTTGGGTGGGATGGCAACGATGCCACTACCCCCACCCTAGACTATCTTGCACCTGGCTTTTTAGCAGAAACGAAAAAATGGTACAAGGAAGTTATGGGTGTAATTGCACCGCGACTTCATACCAACAACGGAAATATTATTGGTGTTCAGCTTGATAACGAAATCGGGATGCTTTCGTGGGTAAGCAATTGTCCAGACTTAACCGATCACGTAATCGAGGACTTTTCTGGCTGGCTGATGGAAGAATACGAAGCAGCAATTTTAGCAGAGCGTTATCCCTTCGACTTGGCAGAGCATGAGGTACGGGTGGAAAAGTTCCGCTCACCATCGGAGGATTATGCACCAGAGCTTTTAAGGGACCTTGGTCATTACATGAGAAACCGCTTTGCACGTTATGTTGCCATTTTGCGTAACTACGCAGAGGAATTCGGTGTTAAGGATGTTCCGTTTATCGTCAACATTCATGGTACAGGTGGCGGCCGTGGCTTAACCTATCCAATTGGAATCAGTCAGCTCTATGAGTCTTACACTCAAGATGAAGGATATCTATCAGGCTCTGATATTTATTTTGGCGACTTGGATGTGACAACGTTTCAAGACCTTTATTTGATCAACGGTTTTATGGATGCTGTTCATAACCCTGATCAACCATTAACTTCCGTAGAGTTTAACTGCGGTGATGGAAACTTTGGCGAAACCTATGGTGCACGCTATGATGTATCAGCAGCTGATTTCAAAACGCGCATGTGTGTCGCGCAAGGAAACCGTCTTATCAACTATTATCTGTTTACTGGTGGCTACAACTATCAGATAGAAGAAGCCGCTGGTGATGGTAATGGACGGATTGCTTCCACTGGAGAACGCCATGGATTTGCGGCACCAGTAAATCCGGAAGGAAAGCTAAACTATACGTTCCCAAGAATGGCTAGATCGATCAAAACGATGATGGCGGTCGGTGATAAGCTTGCTGGCATGGATGAAGAGCGTGATGAAGTTGCTTTTGCCTTTATTCCGGATTACTACATGACCGAATATCGTTATCCAAAAAGCGCTAAAATGAAAGAAATCATTGATAATGTTACAATGCATCGAGGTGCCGGAGCGTGGGAACTTGTTGCTCGTGCCATGCTGTTAGCTAACTACCGCTTTGGTTCAGTTGATATTCAAAATAAAGAATTAAACCCTGACACCACTCGCTCTATCGTTGTCCCATCTGCACGCTATATGGATAGAGAAGTGCAAGAAAAGCTTGTTCAGTATGTGGAAAATGGCGGCGGTCTTTTCCTTTATGGTGAGGTACCTACTTTTGATATGGAAGGAAAGCCTTTTACAGCCTTAGCAGATGCACTTGGGGTAGAGCCGGTTGGGGTTACGTTCAATCACCATGGCCACAATATGTCACTCACTGCAGAGGCTTGGGCGGCACCACGGCCTGAAATACGCACGTATTTTACGCAAACCTTTAAGACTGCGGATGGGGTAGTACCGTTTATGCGGGTTACCGAAACAAACGATATTTGTGGCTTCGAGTCAACGGTTGGAAAAGGAAAAGCGATTGTGCTTGCGGCTGCTTACCGCTGTGATCTGGATTTTGTTGAGAAAGCCCTTGGGAGGCTTGGTGCAAAGGCTGGACTCACACATGACTGCGAATATCATGGGATTTTCTCGACATCTGTTGCAGCTGAGGGCGAACGCTTTATCCATCTATTGAATCTGGATGGATTTGACAAGGACATTCAGCTTACTTTCCAGGGTGAGAAGCTGTTAGGTGGCCGAAGATTTACCCTTCAAAGCAAGGACGGCGTGATGCTTCCGATGAATGTGAGCTATCACGATGTAACGATTGCTTATTCTACCGCTGAGGTGCTGAAGGTAGAAAAAGATAGCTTTGAATTCAGGCTAACGCAAAGTGCGGATACGATTTGTCTGGAGACAGCTCGGGAAGTTGCGGAAAGTGAAAGCTATTCTGTAGAAATGTTGGATGGAAAAATACTTATTACATCAAAAAAACACGCAAAAGTAGACGATAAGCTCGTTGTTTACTTTTCATAG
- a CDS encoding sugar phosphate isomerase/epimerase, with product MKHKIAAQLYTVRDLLEEDFPGVLRELSEMGYAGVQISGMFGHDPKEIFSLMQELGLRTAGMHVDLNKFRNELPAVLEQAELFETKDLILPYLVEEDRNAESYIALKKELNEIASKLQGDGYRISYHNHDFEFETEIDGQNALDYLLDPSEDNLLLAELDVYWLKKGGKDIVSYLDTYSNRMPIIHLKDMAKDESESFAEVGTGSISFEPILRWGEENGVEWYAVEQDECQGNPLDSLRVSIGNLHKMIDKL from the coding sequence ATGAAGCATAAAATAGCAGCACAGCTATATACAGTACGTGATTTGTTAGAGGAAGACTTCCCTGGTGTATTAAGGGAGTTGAGCGAAATGGGGTATGCTGGTGTGCAAATTTCTGGCATGTTTGGCCATGATCCAAAGGAGATTTTTTCTTTAATGCAAGAGCTCGGCCTTCGAACAGCTGGAATGCATGTGGATCTAAACAAATTCAGAAATGAGTTACCGGCTGTGCTCGAGCAAGCGGAGCTTTTTGAAACAAAGGATCTGATTTTACCTTACTTGGTGGAGGAAGATAGAAATGCAGAAAGCTATATTGCGTTAAAAAAAGAGCTTAATGAGATTGCTAGTAAGCTTCAAGGGGATGGCTATCGCATCAGCTACCATAATCATGATTTTGAGTTTGAAACAGAGATTGATGGGCAAAACGCCTTGGATTACTTGTTAGATCCATCTGAGGATAATTTGTTGCTAGCTGAGCTAGATGTCTATTGGCTGAAAAAAGGCGGCAAGGATATTGTGAGTTACCTGGACACATATTCAAACAGAATGCCAATTATCCATTTGAAGGATATGGCGAAAGATGAAAGTGAGAGCTTTGCAGAGGTAGGAACGGGCTCCATTTCATTTGAGCCGATTTTACGCTGGGGAGAGGAAAATGGCGTGGAGTGGTATGCCGTGGAGCAGGATGAGTGTCAGGGTAACCCGCTTGATAGTTTGCGAGTGAGTATTGGGAATTTGCATAAGATGATTGATAAGCTATAA
- a CDS encoding sugar phosphate isomerase/epimerase, with translation MKLGVFTVLFADKTFTEMLDYVKGAGLDAVEIGTGCYPGNKHCPLDTLLEDEGARNAYMDEVHSRGLQISAFSCHGNPISPDEAFAKESHETLLKTIDLAALTGVEVVNCFSGVPGDSETAKAPNWPVAPWPNEYGDVLTWQWETKLIPYWKEVGKYAEERNIKIGLELHGGFLVHTPHTMLKLRELTSPAIGANLDPSHLWWQGIDPVAAIKILGKAGAIHHFHAKDTYIDQDNVNMYGLTDMQPYGEVQTRAWSFRSVGCGHSVQEWSDMMSALRTYGYDYVVSIEHEDPIMSIEEGFARAVTNLQSVLIKEQPSDMWWV, from the coding sequence ATGAAACTAGGAGTATTCACGGTTCTTTTTGCCGATAAAACATTCACAGAAATGCTGGATTATGTAAAAGGTGCGGGTCTAGATGCAGTAGAGATTGGCACAGGCTGCTATCCTGGCAATAAGCATTGCCCACTTGATACCTTGCTTGAGGATGAAGGCGCACGCAATGCCTATATGGATGAAGTGCACTCTCGCGGTCTTCAAATTAGCGCATTCAGCTGCCACGGTAACCCGATTTCACCAGATGAAGCTTTTGCAAAAGAATCGCATGAAACGCTATTAAAAACCATTGACCTTGCTGCATTAACTGGGGTGGAAGTAGTAAACTGCTTCTCCGGTGTTCCTGGTGACAGCGAAACAGCGAAGGCACCAAACTGGCCAGTTGCTCCTTGGCCAAATGAGTACGGTGACGTGCTAACATGGCAGTGGGAAACCAAGCTAATTCCTTATTGGAAGGAAGTTGGGAAGTATGCAGAGGAACGTAACATCAAAATCGGTCTGGAGCTTCATGGTGGTTTCTTAGTACATACGCCACACACAATGCTGAAGCTTCGTGAGTTAACGTCTCCAGCAATTGGTGCAAACCTTGATCCAAGTCATTTATGGTGGCAAGGAATCGATCCGGTTGCTGCGATCAAAATTTTAGGAAAAGCTGGCGCGATCCACCATTTCCATGCAAAAGATACGTACATTGACCAAGATAATGTGAACATGTACGGCTTAACGGATATGCAGCCATACGGCGAAGTGCAAACGCGCGCTTGGAGCTTCCGTTCGGTTGGTTGCGGCCACAGCGTGCAGGAATGGTCGGATATGATGAGTGCCCTGCGCACATATGGCTATGATTATGTGGTCAGCATTGAGCACGAAGACCCAATCATGTCCATTGAAGAAGGCTTTGCACGTGCAGTGACAAACCTTCAATCTGTATTGATAAAAGAACAACCTTCGGATATGTGGTGGGTGTAA
- a CDS encoding Gfo/Idh/MocA family protein has protein sequence MTKLRVGVVGCGSIAKHRHLPEYHANQNVELVALCDVVLESAEKAVETYGGKAYESYQEMIDSENLDIVSVCTPNYLHAPVSIYASKAGAHVLCEKPMATSKEEADEMIAAAKASGKKLMIAHNQRFVPSHQKAKSLIESGEVGKVYSFRTAFGHPGPEGWSVDGKDSWFFRKEEAFIGAMGDLGVHKSDLMRYLLGEEIVEVGAFIETSAKENTDVDDTAVCALRTESGIVGTLAASWSYKREDNSTIIYAEKAVLRLEDDPTHSLVVQYATGEVVRYELGKIQSNDAGGQTGSQVIDHFVASILENKEVLVDGNEGKNSLMVILGALESNETKRIVNIQSDLN, from the coding sequence ATGACAAAATTACGAGTAGGCGTAGTAGGCTGCGGAAGCATTGCAAAACACCGCCATTTACCTGAGTACCATGCAAACCAAAATGTGGAGCTTGTCGCTCTATGTGATGTTGTTTTAGAAAGCGCGGAAAAAGCGGTAGAAACATATGGTGGAAAAGCGTATGAGAGCTATCAAGAAATGATTGATAGTGAAAACCTTGATATTGTAAGTGTTTGTACACCAAACTACCTGCATGCACCTGTTTCTATATATGCTTCTAAGGCTGGTGCCCATGTGCTTTGTGAAAAGCCAATGGCAACATCTAAAGAAGAAGCGGACGAAATGATTGCTGCTGCAAAAGCATCTGGCAAAAAGCTAATGATAGCCCACAACCAACGTTTTGTGCCTTCTCATCAAAAAGCAAAAAGTCTGATTGAAAGTGGCGAAGTTGGAAAAGTATACAGCTTCCGTACTGCATTCGGTCACCCAGGACCAGAAGGCTGGAGTGTGGATGGAAAAGACAGCTGGTTCTTCCGCAAAGAAGAGGCGTTCATTGGTGCAATGGGAGATCTTGGGGTTCATAAGTCTGACCTCATGCGTTATCTTCTAGGCGAAGAAATTGTGGAAGTGGGGGCATTCATCGAAACATCTGCCAAAGAAAACACAGATGTGGATGATACAGCGGTTTGTGCCCTTCGCACAGAAAGCGGCATTGTTGGAACACTTGCGGCAAGTTGGTCCTACAAGCGTGAAGATAACTCTACCATTATCTATGCAGAAAAAGCAGTCCTTCGTTTAGAGGACGATCCAACTCACTCTCTGGTTGTTCAATATGCAACTGGCGAAGTGGTTCGCTATGAGCTCGGAAAAATCCAAAGCAATGATGCTGGAGGCCAAACTGGTTCTCAAGTAATTGACCATTTTGTTGCAAGCATTCTTGAAAATAAAGAAGTACTTGTGGACGGAAACGAAGGGAAAAACTCCTTGATGGTTATTTTAGGAGCATTAGAATCCAACGAAACCAAGCGCATTGTCAACATCCAAAGCGACTTAAACTAA
- a CDS encoding ThuA domain-containing protein: protein MIRVTVWNENRHEQTNEKVREVYPEGIHGAIASFLKEEEYEVKTATLDEPEHGLTEEVLNNTDVLLWWGHMAHDDVEDEIVTRVKNRVLDGMGLIVLHSGHFSKIFKTLMGTTCDLKWREADEKERIWVVSPGHPIAEGIGEYIDIEREEMYGEHFDIPDPDELIFVSWFEGGEVFRSGCTYKRGKGKVFYFRPGHETYPTYYHEKVQKVITNAVKWAKPTITGDVVYGNAKPLEEIKSK from the coding sequence ATGATTAGAGTCACCGTTTGGAATGAAAACCGTCATGAACAGACTAATGAAAAAGTGAGAGAGGTTTATCCAGAGGGCATCCATGGCGCCATTGCTAGCTTCCTGAAAGAGGAAGAATATGAGGTGAAAACAGCAACTTTAGATGAGCCAGAGCATGGGCTAACTGAAGAAGTGTTAAACAACACCGATGTTCTGTTATGGTGGGGACATATGGCACATGACGATGTGGAAGATGAAATCGTGACACGTGTAAAAAATAGAGTACTAGATGGCATGGGGCTAATCGTTCTTCACTCTGGTCACTTCTCAAAAATTTTCAAAACATTAATGGGAACTACTTGTGATTTGAAATGGAGAGAGGCAGACGAGAAGGAGCGGATTTGGGTTGTTTCTCCTGGTCATCCCATTGCAGAGGGCATTGGTGAATATATCGACATCGAGCGCGAGGAAATGTATGGCGAGCATTTTGACATTCCAGATCCTGATGAGCTCATTTTTGTTAGTTGGTTTGAGGGCGGCGAGGTGTTCCGCAGTGGGTGTACATATAAACGCGGAAAAGGAAAGGTATTTTACTTCCGTCCTGGACACGAAACGTACCCAACGTATTATCACGAAAAGGTACAAAAGGTCATTACTAATGCTGTTAAGTGGGCAAAGCCAACGATAACAGGCGATGTTGTTTACGGAAATGCAAAACCACTTGAAGAAATCAAAAGTAAATAA
- a CDS encoding LacI family DNA-binding transcriptional regulator: MATIKDVAKLAGVAVSTASYALNNVNKVSPATIKKVQDAARELNYFKNGFASDLKRTKTNTIALILRDLSGPFYSELIKGVQEVSMTNGYDLIACSSVGGAQSTAAKFLKEKRVDGAIILAHNITNDIILESAREGFPIVVLDRKMDHKYVYEVEVDNYHGGFQATEYLIKSGHKEIGFVSGPLNSHDNQMRFDGYLHALTEHGIKYENKWKVFGDFTRESGYRATKMLIAQRQLPKAIFYANDEMAIGGIQAFKENKISVPGDVSIMGFDDIQLSEYIDPPLTTIRQPKYEVGALAVHVIFQALSKEDTVDNTYKLSTEIVERKSVR; encoded by the coding sequence ATGGCAACAATAAAAGATGTGGCAAAGCTAGCAGGGGTGGCCGTTTCCACCGCTTCCTATGCACTTAACAACGTCAACAAGGTTAGTCCTGCCACGATAAAAAAAGTTCAGGACGCCGCAAGAGAATTAAACTATTTCAAAAACGGCTTTGCGTCTGACTTAAAAAGAACGAAAACCAATACGATCGCACTCATACTGCGTGATCTTTCCGGTCCTTTCTATTCGGAGCTCATCAAAGGAGTGCAGGAAGTTTCCATGACAAATGGGTACGACCTGATCGCATGCAGCTCAGTTGGTGGCGCACAATCCACTGCAGCTAAGTTTTTAAAAGAGAAAAGGGTAGACGGAGCAATTATCCTCGCCCATAACATTACCAATGATATTATTCTAGAATCAGCTCGTGAAGGCTTTCCAATTGTCGTATTAGACCGGAAAATGGACCATAAATATGTGTACGAGGTAGAAGTTGATAATTACCATGGCGGCTTTCAAGCAACCGAATACCTCATTAAAAGCGGACATAAGGAAATTGGCTTTGTTAGCGGGCCGCTAAACTCACATGACAACCAAATGCGCTTTGATGGGTATTTACATGCCTTAACAGAGCATGGCATTAAATATGAAAATAAGTGGAAAGTGTTTGGAGACTTTACCCGAGAAAGCGGCTACCGCGCCACAAAAATGCTAATAGCCCAGCGTCAGCTACCAAAAGCTATATTTTATGCGAATGACGAAATGGCGATTGGCGGCATCCAAGCATTTAAAGAAAACAAAATTAGCGTTCCAGGTGACGTATCCATTATGGGATTTGATGACATTCAACTCTCAGAATATATCGATCCACCACTTACCACCATTCGCCAACCGAAATATGAAGTAGGTGCCTTAGCCGTACACGTTATCTTCCAAGCATTATCAAAAGAAGACACCGTCGATAACACCTACAAACTTTCCACGGAGATTGTGGAGCGCAAGTCGGTGAGGTGA